GAATGACGTTACTTGAATAGTACTGAAAGCCCGACTCTTGATAGATTCATTAACGAAGGTTGGGTGTACAACTTTAAGAGTTGCCAACCCACTGATTCCGGATTGGGATGTGAGGGGAACCAAACCGGTTTGGGAATTAAAGTCAGCGGTCCATATAAAACGGTTTTCTCAACGTCTCTGAGAAAATAGGTGTTGTGCACATTCCCCATGCCACTGGCGACATTTTTCAGATCGCCCCCTGGCGCACCTCCCCAGGGAGTCGACATGAATGCATAGTTCAACGCGGGCCAATGATTAATCCCGACAGCACCATAGTGCAAACGAGACACACAATGGTCCAGAAACTCCCGCTGCGACTTCTGAAATTGATTCGGAACCGTAATCGTAGCACAAAGGGTTCCCCAAACCTCTTGATTTACAAAGTTGACTGCCTGTTCCAGAAAATCAGTATCTGAATCCGCTTCCAAACCGGTCTCGGCACAAACGCAGACAAATGATTCTTCCCGAAATAACTGGGGAGACGTTTGAGGATCTGCATCTCGAATCAATTTCCAGGGAAGATACTCTTTATCATCGGGAACTTCACCAGCAAATCGTTCCCAGCGTTCTGCCGCACCTGGATAATAAGCATAGCGTCTCGGAATTTGATCTAACTGTTTTTGGATCATTGACAGAAATTGATCTCGCTGCTGCCAATGCGTGGCTATGACGATGACTTTCGTAGCGAGACAATTAAATGATGCATTATTGGCAATCGATGCCGCAATATTCTCGGCCTGAAAACGGAGTTGTTTTTCTGAGTATTCACCGGGAACTACAATCCACGGCGAAACATTTCCCAGTTCACTCGTAATGGGCACATTGATACGGGGCTGATTATTCTGTTTCCGGGTTTCCTGTTCCGTCGGATCGCTTCCCCAGACAATGGCGTCGTGAGTTTGTGTCGACCCTGTAATATGAATTCGATCAATCGAAGGATGTTCTACCAGATACGCTCCATCGCGTGCGTCGCCACAAACGATTCGTAAGAGCCCCTCATCCATTAATGGTTTGAATGCCTGTTCGAACACAGGTTTCAGGTAAGCATTCACCGGATTCATTTTGAGAAGAACGCGTTCGCCCTCCTGCAATATTTTCGTCAAGACGTCCGTCGCAGGAATCGCAGACACATTCCCTGCACCCAGTACTAATGTTAAAGGAAGCGGTTCAGAATTTGTTCGCTCCAATTGCTCGAGGTTAAACAGCGACGCAGATTCCTCATTCTGCTTTAGCCAGGCTTCCGCCTTTAATCCAGAGAACACAATCGCATCATAAAGTCCAATCGTCGGAAAGACGGGCACGCGCTGTTGTTTTTCCAGTGATTGGAAAACGGCCCCCGGTAAAAAAGGTTCGCCGGAACTCCGAACAGCCTTTAAATTAATCAACAAGATCTGAAGGAAACGGGCCACCGAAACGGGCCCTGCCAGTACCTCTTCAGCACGCACCCGACTGCCTTCTGGAATTTGCTTTGCCTGACAGGAAAGCGCGACCCATTCTGGAGCCGCTTCGGAAAGACTTTGCAAACATTGTTCCGTCAACTGGATACGCTGTTCGACTGAAAAGCCAACCGACATTCGGTTGGCTTCAGTCAG
The Gimesia aquarii DNA segment above includes these coding regions:
- a CDS encoding aldehyde dehydrogenase family protein, whose protein sequence is MMEPTTLHQQERSDSNQPDIDRALEDLTEANRMSVGFSVEQRIQLTEQCLQSLSEAAPEWVALSCQAKQIPEGSRVRAEEVLAGPVSVARFLQILLINLKAVRSSGEPFLPGAVFQSLEKQQRVPVFPTIGLYDAIVFSGLKAEAWLKQNEESASLFNLEQLERTNSEPLPLTLVLGAGNVSAIPATDVLTKILQEGERVLLKMNPVNAYLKPVFEQAFKPLMDEGLLRIVCGDARDGAYLVEHPSIDRIHITGSTQTHDAIVWGSDPTEQETRKQNNQPRINVPITSELGNVSPWIVVPGEYSEKQLRFQAENIAASIANNASFNCLATKVIVIATHWQQRDQFLSMIQKQLDQIPRRYAYYPGAAERWERFAGEVPDDKEYLPWKLIRDADPQTSPQLFREESFVCVCAETGLEADSDTDFLEQAVNFVNQEVWGTLCATITVPNQFQKSQREFLDHCVSRLHYGAVGINHWPALNYAFMSTPWGGAPGGDLKNVASGMGNVHNTYFLRDVEKTVLYGPLTLIPKPVWFPSHPNPESVGWQLLKLYTQPSLMNLSRVGLSVLFK